The following are from one region of the Candidatus Protochlamydia phocaeensis genome:
- a CDS encoding DUF1796 family putative cysteine peptidase has protein sequence MSQRRIAYAILNIFHRAPVSTILIFALLFHWKMAYAIVQDRPYDEAVSLGYSCQVAQQLNDNGIRHQAYPFDWMLSSAEGLILFIHYAGAGFLDLDKIAIEERVAGTNILIVADTLYGFRLLHDFYDPFDTFYPIVKQKYERRIARFFNLLRSNKKVLFVRIQFTREQAELLDFILHTLYPQLTYTILALNPEPQADWGLERVKNLQLHQIPDVWYGDHTRWREILSQFNVKPSPNPPQLPTGE, from the coding sequence CGAGCTCCTGTCAGCACCATTCTTATCTTTGCCTTACTATTTCATTGGAAAATGGCCTATGCGATCGTTCAAGATCGCCCTTACGATGAAGCGGTGAGCTTAGGATATTCCTGCCAAGTTGCCCAGCAATTAAATGATAATGGCATCCGCCATCAAGCCTATCCTTTTGACTGGATGCTTAGCAGTGCGGAAGGCCTGATTTTATTTATTCACTATGCCGGAGCTGGATTTTTAGATTTAGATAAGATCGCCATTGAAGAAAGGGTGGCCGGAACGAATATTTTAATTGTTGCCGACACGCTCTATGGCTTTCGCCTGCTGCATGATTTTTATGATCCTTTCGACACCTTTTATCCAATTGTAAAACAAAAATACGAGCGAAGAATCGCCCGGTTTTTTAATCTGCTCAGATCAAATAAAAAAGTCCTTTTTGTCCGCATTCAATTCACACGCGAACAGGCAGAGCTGTTAGATTTCATCCTGCATACGCTTTATCCGCAATTGACTTATACGATTTTAGCCTTAAATCCAGAGCCTCAAGCCGATTGGGGATTAGAGCGCGTAAAAAATCTTCAACTCCATCAAATTCCCGATGTTTGGTATGGAGACCATACGCGTTGGAGAGAGATTCTGAGCCAATTTAACGTCAAGCCTTCGCCTAATCCACCCCAGTTGCCTACAGGGGAATGA
- a CDS encoding MGH1-like glycoside hydrolase domain-containing protein — protein MSEERKRLEAFREQDIPWKKWGPYLSERQWGTVREDYSENGEAWDYFSHDQARSRAYHWGEDGIAGISDDKQRLCFALALWNGKDPILKERMFGLTNSEGNHGEDVKEYYFYLDSTPTHSYMKYLYKYPQAAYPYEQLIKKNKERTHQDMEYELLDTGIFNEDRYFDVFVEYAKESPEEMLIKISVCNRGPAESTLHLLPTIWFRNVWTWWECKQKPQLNEAADKEGSAIVAHHAELGEYILQADSHVPLLFTENDTNNQRIFGTSNASPYVKDGIHNYVIHGQKEAVNPEKKGTKAAFHYQLKVEGGQTATVCLRLSKLPPKARSENFGQNFEAALTKRKQEADEFYTSITPPSISLEAAKVMRQALASMLWSKQYYFFDLDKWLQEHQVNPFGRGGRYVRNIEWFHMINGHIISMPDKWEYPWYAAWDLAFHSIALSLVDLDFAKEQLDLMLQEVYIHPSGQIPAYEWNFSDVNPPVHAWATLFLSRMEEAEKGKMDENFLRQSFRKLMLNFTWWVNRKDRFGKNVFEGGFLGLDNIGVFDRSKPLPTGGYLEQADGTAWMSFFCQNMLELSIALATSDPTYEDMALKFAEHFLWIASALNRVGEEGMWDEEDGFYYDLLRLPDGTAHRLKVRSIVGLLPLCATTITEKKSRDLFPTIVEKFFERIKRMPDLFNNIHLTGPGHFGQKERGIAALVNKERLQRILTKMLDENEFLGAYGIRSLSKYHLKHPYIFYVDGQEYKVSYIPAESDTGMFGGNSNWRGPIWMPINILIIRALLNYYLYYGDEFKIECPTGSGKMMNLFEVSQEIGNRLISIFLPDKQGNRPVFGGSEKFQRDPHWKDYLLFYEYFHGDNGAGIGASHQTGWTGIIAVLIKLFGSIDPHYLLEIGKIGGWVKK, from the coding sequence ATGTCTGAAGAAAGAAAGCGACTCGAAGCCTTTCGCGAGCAGGATATTCCCTGGAAGAAATGGGGGCCTTATTTAAGCGAAAGGCAATGGGGAACTGTCCGCGAAGACTATAGCGAGAATGGCGAGGCTTGGGATTACTTTTCGCATGATCAGGCCAGATCTCGTGCTTATCATTGGGGTGAAGATGGGATAGCGGGCATTTCGGATGACAAACAGCGTCTTTGCTTTGCGCTTGCCTTGTGGAATGGCAAAGATCCCATTCTCAAAGAGCGCATGTTCGGCCTGACTAACAGCGAAGGCAATCATGGGGAAGATGTCAAAGAGTATTATTTTTATCTCGATAGTACGCCGACGCATTCTTATATGAAATATCTTTATAAGTATCCTCAAGCGGCTTATCCCTATGAACAATTGATAAAGAAAAATAAAGAGCGAACCCATCAAGATATGGAGTACGAGCTGCTTGATACTGGGATTTTTAATGAAGATCGCTACTTTGATGTCTTTGTAGAATATGCAAAGGAATCGCCAGAAGAGATGCTCATCAAAATCTCCGTTTGCAATCGGGGGCCGGCGGAATCCACGCTTCATCTTCTTCCCACCATTTGGTTTCGCAACGTCTGGACATGGTGGGAATGCAAGCAAAAGCCACAGCTTAATGAGGCTGCTGACAAAGAGGGGAGTGCCATAGTTGCCCATCACGCTGAACTCGGAGAGTATATTTTACAAGCAGATAGCCATGTGCCTCTTCTCTTTACTGAAAATGACACAAACAATCAGCGGATTTTTGGAACTTCAAATGCCAGTCCTTATGTTAAAGACGGCATTCATAACTATGTTATTCATGGTCAAAAAGAAGCCGTGAATCCGGAAAAGAAGGGGACTAAAGCGGCTTTCCACTACCAATTGAAGGTGGAGGGGGGCCAGACAGCCACAGTCTGCTTGCGTTTATCTAAATTGCCGCCTAAGGCAAGGAGTGAAAATTTTGGTCAAAACTTTGAGGCGGCTCTTACTAAGAGAAAGCAAGAGGCTGATGAGTTTTATACCTCTATTACTCCGCCTTCTATTAGTTTAGAAGCTGCAAAAGTCATGCGTCAAGCTCTGGCTAGTATGTTATGGAGCAAGCAATATTATTTCTTTGATCTCGATAAATGGCTGCAAGAGCATCAAGTCAATCCATTTGGAAGAGGCGGACGCTATGTCCGGAACATAGAATGGTTCCATATGATCAATGGACATATCATTTCGATGCCCGATAAGTGGGAATACCCTTGGTATGCAGCATGGGATCTTGCTTTTCATTCTATAGCCTTGTCACTTGTCGATTTGGATTTTGCCAAAGAGCAGCTAGATCTCATGCTTCAGGAAGTCTATATTCATCCAAGCGGCCAGATTCCAGCTTATGAATGGAACTTTAGCGACGTCAATCCTCCTGTCCATGCTTGGGCCACTTTGTTTCTTTCAAGAATGGAAGAGGCAGAGAAGGGGAAAATGGATGAGAATTTCTTGCGCCAATCTTTTAGAAAACTCATGCTCAATTTTACCTGGTGGGTTAATCGCAAAGACCGCTTTGGCAAAAATGTCTTTGAAGGCGGCTTTCTGGGGTTGGACAATATTGGAGTCTTTGATAGAAGCAAACCCCTTCCAACAGGGGGATATCTGGAGCAGGCGGATGGGACAGCATGGATGTCTTTTTTTTGTCAAAATATGCTGGAGTTAAGCATTGCCTTAGCAACTAGTGATCCCACTTATGAAGATATGGCTCTCAAATTTGCCGAACACTTTCTTTGGATTGCCTCTGCTCTTAACCGAGTGGGAGAGGAGGGCATGTGGGATGAGGAAGATGGATTTTATTACGATTTGCTTCGCTTGCCGGATGGGACAGCCCACCGATTGAAGGTCCGCTCTATTGTGGGACTACTTCCCCTGTGTGCGACGACTATTACGGAGAAAAAATCCAGAGATTTATTTCCAACAATCGTCGAGAAGTTCTTTGAGCGCATTAAACGGATGCCTGACCTTTTTAACAACATTCACTTGACTGGGCCTGGGCATTTTGGACAAAAGGAAAGAGGAATTGCCGCTCTTGTTAATAAAGAAAGGCTTCAAAGAATTTTAACAAAGATGTTGGATGAAAATGAATTTTTGGGGGCTTATGGCATTCGATCCCTGTCCAAATATCATTTGAAGCATCCCTATATCTTTTATGTAGATGGGCAGGAATACAAAGTGAGTTATATTCCCGCGGAATCCGATACAGGCATGTTTGGCGGAAATTCAAATTGGCGCGGACCTATTTGGATGCCCATCAATATTTTAATTATCCGAGCGCTCTTGAATTATTATCTTTATTATGGAGATGAGTTCAAAATTGAATGTCCGACAGGATCTGGAAAGATGATGAACCTCTTTGAAGTGAGCCAAGAAATAGGGAATCGCCTGATCAGCATTTTCCTGCCAGATAAGCAAGGTAATCGCCCTGTTTTTGGAGGGAGTGAAAAGTTTCAGCGCGATCCGCATTGGAAAGACTATCTTCTCTTTTATGAATATTTTCATGGGGATAATGGAGCGGGAATCGGGGCAAGCCATCAGACAGGTTGGACAGGGATAATTGCTGTATTGATCAAACTGTTTGGCTCGATCGATCCCCATTATCTGCTTGAGATCGGTAAAATTGGCGGCTGGGTAAAAAAATAA
- a CDS encoding HAD-IB family hydrolase, giving the protein MSSSLPIIAAFDFDNTLTDRDSLLPFLFYQAGFFKAASRLMALTPSFIHFLFKTLSRQEIKEKILASFFKGMPYAELQKWGKKYASESLDAYLKPEAIERLRWHQRAGHRCVLISASLEFYLCPWAQRHGFDDVIASRLELDQAGCVTGRLQDLNCWGPEKSKRLLEKMGKKDKYVLYAYGDSRGDKELLALADFPFYRNFGGSKVPR; this is encoded by the coding sequence ATGTCTTCCTCTTTACCCATTATAGCGGCTTTTGATTTTGACAATACTTTGACTGATCGGGACTCGCTTCTTCCTTTTCTTTTCTATCAGGCCGGCTTTTTTAAGGCTGCCAGTCGCTTGATGGCTCTGACTCCCTCTTTTATCCACTTTCTTTTTAAAACGCTTTCTCGACAAGAAATTAAAGAGAAAATTCTCGCTTCTTTTTTTAAAGGCATGCCTTACGCTGAATTGCAAAAGTGGGGAAAAAAATACGCGTCAGAGTCTTTGGATGCCTACCTGAAGCCGGAGGCCATTGAGCGTTTGCGCTGGCATCAGCGAGCAGGGCATCGATGTGTGTTGATTAGCGCGTCCTTAGAGTTTTATTTATGTCCCTGGGCTCAGCGCCATGGTTTTGACGACGTGATTGCCTCGCGCTTGGAACTCGATCAAGCAGGCTGCGTAACAGGTCGGCTACAAGATCTCAACTGCTGGGGACCGGAAAAAAGTAAGCGCTTACTGGAGAAAATGGGGAAGAAGGATAAATATGTCCTTTATGCCTATGGCGATAGCCGGGGAGACAAAGAGCTGCTTGCCTTGGCTGATTTTCCCTTTTATCGCAATTTTGGCGGAAGTAAAGTCCCCCGTTAA
- a CDS encoding alpha-1,2-fucosyltransferase, whose product MSYYKYRLACIGTWLLFPFLLLANSVEQPYVTCRLMGQLGNQLFQIATTLAYAWDHQARPIFPELDKSDYAQSYNRNRIFFRLDNSPLPRPFTQIFNGPIGYTPITYCPDHYLVGFFQSWKYFHHHRDKLLQVFAPSEIDCYYLLFKYGELLSHPNTVSVHVRTYDAPLHYGKMFPFVGLEYYKKALDLFPSDTLFVVFSDRINWCKHHFANFKDKNMIFIEGNDYIQDLFLMSLLKHHILANSTFSWWAAYLCQNPHQMVVAPSDWTHPDYVGAPNLDDLYFPHWIRIPYDYNAPYPADMQDYESKSLDNK is encoded by the coding sequence ATGAGTTATTATAAGTATAGGCTTGCATGCATAGGCACATGGCTTCTATTTCCTTTTCTCCTTCTTGCTAATTCGGTTGAACAGCCTTATGTCACCTGCCGCCTGATGGGACAGTTGGGCAATCAACTTTTTCAAATTGCCACAACGCTAGCTTATGCATGGGATCATCAAGCGCGGCCAATTTTTCCTGAATTAGATAAAAGCGATTACGCTCAATCTTATAATCGCAACCGCATTTTTTTTAGATTGGACAATTCTCCTCTGCCGCGACCGTTTACTCAAATTTTTAATGGTCCCATTGGATATACCCCTATTACGTATTGTCCCGATCACTATCTTGTTGGTTTTTTTCAATCCTGGAAATACTTTCACCACCACCGCGATAAACTCTTGCAAGTATTTGCTCCTTCAGAGATCGATTGCTATTACTTGTTATTTAAATATGGAGAACTTTTGTCCCATCCCAACACGGTTAGCGTGCATGTCAGGACCTATGATGCTCCCTTGCACTATGGCAAAATGTTTCCCTTTGTAGGATTGGAATACTATAAAAAAGCCTTGGACCTTTTTCCTTCGGACACGCTTTTTGTTGTCTTCTCCGACCGCATTAATTGGTGTAAGCATCATTTTGCCAACTTTAAAGATAAAAATATGATCTTCATTGAAGGCAATGACTATATTCAAGATTTATTTTTAATGTCATTGCTCAAGCACCACATCCTAGCCAATTCTACTTTCTCTTGGTGGGCGGCTTATTTATGCCAAAATCCCCATCAAATGGTCGTTGCACCAAGTGATTGGACACATCCCGACTATGTGGGAGCTCCTAATTTGGATGACCTTTATTTTCCTCATTGGATACGCATTCCTTATGATTATAATGCGCCTTATCCGGCTGACATGCAAGACTATGAGAGCAAGTCCCTCGATAATAAATAA
- a CDS encoding vWA domain-containing protein encodes MDGTFFALDHTALGILALGLLLASLIKIFFFPSSLPPHFLFSDVKTLLYPNQRSRLAHLPKRLHQLALACFMLAFADPHFLFPKSRQPPPHPFVRTEIPTKGIAIYLLLDQSSSMAETISSFKRNKTQPAPSKFYLLKQLTKQFILSRPSDLIGLISFARVPKVIVPLTLDQESLIDHLNQLEVVQNPEEDGTAIGYAIFKTVSLIAATRHFAEELQGKEKAAYEIKHAIIIVVTDGFQDPNRLDYGNRLRTIELDEGAAYAKSQGVRLYVINIDPHFSSSPEFAPHRRQIKALTESTGGQFYAVNKSEDLEQIYNTIDRIEKEDIPIVLNPKENLKAAYNRFSLYPFLVSAGMFFFLSAAFLETTFLKKIP; translated from the coding sequence ATGGATGGAACCTTTTTTGCGCTTGACCATACAGCTTTGGGGATTTTAGCATTGGGTTTGCTTTTGGCAAGCCTTATTAAAATCTTTTTCTTCCCCTCTTCCCTTCCTCCGCATTTTCTTTTTTCGGATGTGAAAACCTTGCTCTATCCCAATCAACGCTCGCGCTTGGCCCATCTACCTAAACGCTTGCATCAATTGGCTTTAGCCTGCTTCATGCTCGCTTTTGCAGACCCTCATTTTTTGTTTCCCAAAAGCCGCCAGCCTCCTCCACATCCTTTTGTGCGCACAGAAATACCGACTAAGGGAATTGCCATCTATCTTCTTCTAGACCAATCCAGTTCGATGGCTGAAACAATTTCATCATTTAAAAGAAATAAAACACAGCCTGCACCCTCTAAATTTTATCTTCTCAAGCAGCTTACCAAACAGTTCATTTTAAGCCGCCCATCAGACTTGATCGGGCTCATCTCATTTGCCCGTGTTCCTAAAGTCATTGTTCCTTTAACCCTTGATCAAGAATCTCTTATCGATCATCTCAATCAATTAGAAGTCGTCCAAAATCCCGAAGAGGACGGGACGGCAATCGGCTATGCAATTTTTAAAACAGTCAGCCTGATTGCTGCGACACGTCATTTTGCGGAAGAATTGCAAGGCAAAGAAAAAGCCGCCTATGAGATCAAGCATGCCATTATTATTGTTGTCACAGATGGCTTTCAAGACCCCAACCGTCTCGATTATGGCAATCGTTTGCGGACAATCGAACTAGATGAGGGGGCTGCTTATGCCAAAAGCCAGGGAGTTCGCTTATATGTGATCAACATCGACCCCCACTTCTCCTCCTCTCCAGAATTTGCCCCTCATCGCCGGCAGATAAAAGCCCTAACAGAATCGACAGGAGGGCAATTTTATGCGGTCAATAAAAGCGAGGACTTGGAGCAAATCTACAATACAATTGACCGCATTGAAAAAGAAGACATTCCTATTGTTTTAAATCCTAAGGAAAATTTGAAAGCCGCCTACAACCGTTTTTCGCTCTACCCTTTCCTCGTCTCGGCAGGAATGTTCTTTTTTCTAAGCGCTGCTTTTTTAGAAACAACTTTTTTAAAAAAAATTCCATAG
- a CDS encoding VWA domain-containing protein has translation MIRDIFFDFPQATYLLFMAIPLFCLYLALLYDRSKKTASFASSPILSQLLLPRSLPVSIFKLCAYSISWVLACLALMNPQGNLRYLPLASNQPSEIRSDALPRYRPHEIVLLVDTSNSMSVPDASQGQTRLDQAKDIMNGLVSQLKGPTVSLYSFTSTLTQLVPPTNDYIFTRLMIKSLTFDAGDVGGTSYQKILSDLKDKLFPVPTSKLYTLIILSDGGDNKIEELKGEEREKAMQAVLNALPNPNEFHFRLFTVGIGSLKPGLIPHVTTLEGKPVYSQLDPTLLKQLAQRYQGQYYQAQEWTSWNLSHELFRQIQESMLEQQMEPARSLERKVSIAKKDEVLSDLYFQVPLGLAILLLTASLILPNVRRL, from the coding sequence ATGATAAGAGACATTTTTTTTGACTTCCCCCAGGCCACTTATCTTCTCTTTATGGCCATTCCCCTTTTCTGCCTATACCTTGCCCTCCTGTACGACCGCTCTAAAAAAACCGCCTCTTTTGCCTCCTCTCCTATTTTATCCCAGCTGCTTCTTCCACGCTCTTTGCCGGTTTCAATTTTTAAACTTTGCGCCTATAGCATCAGCTGGGTGTTGGCTTGCTTGGCCTTAATGAATCCCCAAGGGAACTTGCGCTACCTTCCGCTTGCTTCCAATCAGCCAAGCGAAATTCGATCCGATGCTCTTCCTCGCTACCGCCCTCATGAAATTGTTCTTCTAGTCGACACGTCCAACTCCATGTCGGTGCCCGATGCGTCTCAAGGACAGACACGTTTAGATCAGGCCAAAGACATCATGAATGGCCTGGTTAGCCAATTAAAAGGCCCAACCGTCTCCCTCTATAGCTTTACTTCGACCTTAACCCAGCTCGTCCCTCCTACCAATGACTATATCTTTACGCGTCTCATGATCAAGAGCTTGACATTTGATGCGGGCGATGTAGGGGGCACGTCCTATCAGAAAATTTTATCTGACCTTAAGGACAAACTTTTTCCTGTTCCGACCTCAAAGCTCTATACTCTCATCATCCTGAGCGACGGCGGAGATAATAAGATAGAAGAATTAAAAGGGGAAGAACGCGAAAAAGCCATGCAAGCGGTTCTGAATGCCCTCCCCAATCCAAACGAGTTCCATTTCAGGCTTTTCACAGTAGGCATTGGGTCTTTAAAGCCCGGTTTAATTCCGCATGTCACGACTTTAGAAGGAAAGCCCGTCTATTCTCAATTAGATCCCACTCTTTTAAAACAGCTGGCCCAGCGCTATCAAGGGCAGTATTATCAAGCGCAAGAGTGGACCTCTTGGAATTTATCCCATGAGCTATTCCGTCAGATTCAAGAAAGTATGCTCGAGCAACAAATGGAACCCGCCCGTTCATTGGAAAGAAAGGTCTCTATTGCCAAGAAAGACGAAGTATTGTCTGATTTATATTTTCAAGTGCCGCTCGGCCTTGCCATTCTTTTATTAACAGCAAGTTTAATTTTACCTAATGTACGCCGCTTATGA
- a CDS encoding BatD family protein has translation MVKLRLILYWVIFLPIFLQAVPAIVEISIEDTSSIENRPIEGMITVTHDKQDKVDPASFQMEEKPLKTTFIQDVGMTAGSGNTIVSIYSFTLPPQAKGLYILPAVSVKVGNQVYQSYANTYEVHSPDKALAPQTPHFSTSASAPTSASVQQPKQIPRKPAIPVSRSSAHSPIVFRLQAWVQGPSTLYPGQRTTLMYRISFNRSIDLTESTLPFVHPKDFEKIGDVHISDLQQGALTIQEISQEIKASRPGIFHFGPSKIAGYAYLLNSFGQKVYDKQLLQAEAPVVELNVKPFPSNSPASFNGALGRMQADIKMLSSEKIKLGEKINLQLTLSGISNLEELHLPSLACQPGFSGFFQLSDLPPSGDIKGESKIFQIELLPISAFVKAIPSIELSSFDAAEQSYAVQHTPSLPLTLDVPSLPPPFTPQPEAATTPDWDKLWDPSAWPLSPLEIKGIALTSHNLHPNWLQTPWVLLMLPLTIFLLGWQWRWHQQRMQQPKIVKKVSEELLKQALKSKGLPPAQVISLLEKAYWWKLWEEGLAPLHQLSPENLPQQGLVGEARTFISYLQMLQYSPSPVFALRDVEQQAKDLFIRLTLSKSSS, from the coding sequence ATGGTAAAATTGCGTTTAATCCTATACTGGGTAATTTTCCTACCGATTTTCTTACAAGCTGTACCGGCGATCGTTGAGATTTCCATTGAAGATACATCCAGCATTGAGAACCGACCGATTGAAGGGATGATCACGGTTACACATGACAAGCAAGACAAGGTGGATCCCGCTTCGTTTCAAATGGAAGAAAAGCCGTTAAAAACAACTTTTATTCAAGATGTCGGCATGACTGCCGGATCAGGCAATACAATCGTTTCCATTTATAGCTTTACTTTGCCCCCTCAAGCCAAAGGGCTCTATATTTTGCCAGCTGTTTCCGTAAAAGTAGGAAATCAAGTTTATCAAAGTTATGCCAATACATACGAAGTGCATAGCCCGGATAAAGCTTTAGCGCCTCAAACGCCGCACTTTTCTACTTCTGCTTCCGCTCCCACTTCAGCTTCCGTTCAGCAGCCCAAACAAATTCCTCGAAAACCCGCCATCCCGGTTTCCCGCTCATCTGCCCATTCCCCTATTGTTTTCCGCTTGCAAGCCTGGGTGCAAGGCCCCTCTACGCTTTATCCTGGACAGCGTACGACTTTGATGTATCGCATTTCCTTTAATCGAAGCATTGATCTGACGGAATCGACATTGCCTTTCGTCCATCCTAAAGACTTTGAAAAAATCGGAGACGTGCATATCAGCGATCTTCAGCAAGGAGCGCTCACCATTCAAGAAATCTCACAAGAAATCAAGGCCTCCCGCCCGGGCATTTTCCACTTTGGCCCTTCGAAAATCGCGGGTTATGCGTACCTGCTCAATTCCTTTGGGCAAAAGGTCTATGATAAGCAGTTGCTCCAAGCAGAGGCTCCGGTCGTCGAGCTGAACGTTAAGCCCTTTCCTTCCAATTCTCCCGCTTCTTTTAATGGAGCGTTGGGACGCATGCAAGCGGATATTAAAATGCTCTCATCAGAAAAAATTAAACTGGGAGAGAAAATCAATTTGCAGCTTACGCTTTCTGGTATCAGCAATTTAGAAGAGCTTCATCTGCCTTCTCTTGCTTGTCAGCCAGGATTTAGCGGTTTTTTTCAACTTAGCGATTTGCCTCCATCAGGAGACATCAAAGGGGAATCCAAGATTTTTCAAATTGAATTACTTCCTATTTCCGCTTTTGTTAAAGCCATTCCTTCCATCGAACTGTCTTCTTTTGATGCTGCCGAACAAAGTTACGCGGTTCAACATACGCCTTCCCTTCCCCTTACACTAGATGTTCCCTCCCTTCCCCCTCCCTTTACTCCTCAGCCTGAGGCGGCGACTACGCCGGATTGGGACAAATTATGGGATCCCTCTGCCTGGCCTCTTTCTCCACTTGAAATTAAAGGCATCGCACTCACTTCGCACAATTTGCACCCTAATTGGCTTCAAACCCCTTGGGTCTTGCTCATGCTGCCTCTAACCATTTTCTTATTGGGATGGCAATGGCGCTGGCATCAGCAACGGATGCAGCAGCCTAAGATCGTTAAAAAAGTAAGTGAAGAGCTGTTAAAGCAAGCATTGAAAAGCAAAGGCCTGCCGCCAGCTCAAGTCATTAGCCTGTTGGAAAAAGCCTATTGGTGGAAATTATGGGAAGAGGGATTGGCTCCTTTGCATCAATTAAGCCCAGAAAATCTTCCTCAACAAGGACTTGTCGGCGAAGCACGCACTTTTATTTCTTACCTGCAAATGCTGCAGTACAGCCCCTCGCCTGTTTTCGCTTTAAGGGACGTCGAACAGCAAGCCAAAGACCTGTTTATTCGCCTAACTCTTTCAAAGAGTTCCTCTTAG
- a CDS encoding sulfotransferase domain-containing protein: protein MLNQLKKKAIVLLIGLICAFNQGLFASVPSSKEFFLITIPKSGTHLSVKLLLMLTGRNCDPLLAYANVIPHISDEEFAQIMETYWLNHFFVFQHMDPLTYGSKLETFASTHPNYIKILQVRDLRDCLVSYIYHMKQLELELDLQSRVGEEPTFDALLTHVLNKTDELAWGWEDIIKFAIEWQNKPDTVILRFEELIGDKGGGSDLAQEGAIRALASQLDIPLTDEHLSCIQENLFGNQTFPSVSVTFRSGQIGSWKEHFTPHQIELFKKNWGHYQVQLGYPLD, encoded by the coding sequence ATGTTGAATCAACTCAAGAAAAAGGCGATTGTCCTATTAATAGGGCTTATATGTGCGTTTAATCAGGGCTTATTTGCTTCGGTTCCCTCTTCAAAGGAATTTTTCCTCATTACCATTCCAAAATCAGGAACACACTTGAGCGTTAAATTACTCCTGATGCTGACCGGCCGCAATTGCGATCCCTTGCTGGCTTATGCAAATGTGATTCCTCACATATCAGATGAAGAATTTGCACAAATAATGGAAACATATTGGCTAAATCATTTCTTTGTTTTCCAGCATATGGATCCTCTCACTTATGGCAGTAAATTAGAGACATTTGCATCAACGCATCCCAACTATATAAAAATCCTACAGGTCCGAGACCTAAGAGATTGCTTGGTCTCTTATATTTACCATATGAAGCAATTAGAATTAGAGTTGGATCTGCAAAGCAGAGTAGGAGAAGAGCCAACCTTTGATGCGTTGTTAACCCATGTCTTAAATAAAACAGATGAATTGGCGTGGGGCTGGGAAGATATCATCAAGTTCGCCATCGAATGGCAAAATAAACCGGACACAGTCATTTTACGCTTTGAAGAATTGATCGGAGATAAAGGCGGGGGAAGCGATCTCGCACAAGAAGGGGCGATAAGAGCTTTAGCCTCTCAATTAGACATTCCACTTACAGACGAGCACTTAAGCTGTATTCAAGAAAATTTATTTGGCAATCAGACTTTTCCCTCCGTTTCCGTTACATTTCGCAGTGGACAAATTGGGTCTTGGAAAGAGCATTTCACGCCGCACCAAATCGAGCTCTTTAAGAAGAATTGGGGACATTATCAAGTTCAATTGGGCTATCCCTTGGATTGA
- a CDS encoding DUF7709 family protein, translated as MVKAEDVLADNQNFFIDGEGRQIRKGTVAATIFNAKAIEGIIDQPASEAKKKRLEEILSDVRALIPALQAVQLFEFFTPLEWLKNDADLKEGRTFVVVLYLQHYPQAVSAEIRSLLSQLKGCVSPELQKEIEKALSCH; from the coding sequence ATGGTCAAGGCAGAAGATGTTTTAGCGGATAACCAAAATTTTTTTATTGATGGAGAGGGGAGGCAGATTCGAAAAGGAACCGTAGCGGCGACTATTTTTAATGCCAAAGCCATTGAAGGGATCATCGATCAGCCTGCCTCAGAGGCGAAGAAAAAGCGATTGGAAGAGATTTTAAGCGATGTCCGTGCCTTGATACCTGCTTTGCAGGCAGTCCAGTTATTTGAATTTTTTACTCCCCTGGAATGGTTGAAAAATGACGCGGATTTAAAAGAAGGCCGCACTTTCGTCGTTGTCCTTTACTTGCAGCACTATCCGCAAGCCGTAAGCGCCGAAATCCGCTCTCTTTTATCTCAATTAAAAGGGTGTGTCTCTCCTGAACTCCAAAAAGAGATAGAAAAAGCGCTCTCTTGCCATTAA